Proteins encoded together in one Thamnophis elegans isolate rThaEle1 chromosome 10, rThaEle1.pri, whole genome shotgun sequence window:
- the THPO gene encoding thrombopoietin, translated as MELNRLLVFVVFLFQMRLSGMWPTELVCDRRLIQKYVAEAVDMEETLSQCEEFPLLLEPVHLPLVGLNLRVWKTKTNEVKAQEILQALIQLMDGVAVAQRSTNETCILVRLQQLYEKANFFLQHLRSFQGQEQSITAQPENVPKLISTRNLRTVFWTYVQLLQGKLNFLFYDLRENSCAEEDHPPGVALPP; from the exons ATGGAGTTGAACC GGCTGCTGGTCTTCGTTGTATTCCTGTTCCAGATGAGACTCTCCGGGATGTGGCCCACGGAGCTTGTATGTGACAGGCGACTGATTCAGAAATACGTGGCTGAAGCTGTGGACATGGAGGAAACGTTG AGCCAATGTGAAGAATTTCCTTTGCTCCTGGAACCCGTGCATTTACCCTTGGTGGGGTTGAACCTCAGGGTGTGGAAAACAAAGACG AACGAAGTCAAGGCGCAGGAAATCCTCCAAGCGTTGATCCAACTGATGGATGGCGTAGCGGTGGCCCAGCGATCGACGAACGAGACCTGCATCCTGGTACGTCTTCAGCAGCTTTATGAGAAAGCCaacttcttccttcagcacttaAGGAGCTTCCAAGGGCAG GAACAAAGTATCACGGCACAGCCAGAAAACGTCCCCAAACTGATTTCGACAAGAAACCTTAGGACAGTCTTCTGGACCTACGTGCAGCTTTTGCAAGGAAAGTTGAACTTCCTGTTCTATGACCTCCGGGAAAACTCCTGTGCTGAGGAGGACCATCCGCCTGGGGTTGCCCTTCCTCCATAG